From a single Shewanella denitrificans OS217 genomic region:
- a CDS encoding SDR family NAD(P)-dependent oxidoreductase: protein MKNKVVAITGGNSGIGLAMSTLFLENGYKVAIFARDRDSMKHFQEKSPNDVLVFKGDVSVNKDLEDFFNTCYELWGGIDTLIANAGIAQPENIADVTEASFDKCMNINVKGVFFTVQKSLGYLNKAASIIILSSIQAQRGAGIWSVYGATKAAVRSLTRSFAQALGPEGIRVNTLSPGVTDTPILTKFGFAEDQLADILAQVSANTPLGRIASPAEIAKSALFLASDNASFITGADLQVDGGLAQI from the coding sequence ATGAAAAATAAAGTCGTTGCGATTACCGGCGGTAACTCAGGGATAGGCTTAGCCATGTCGACACTCTTTTTAGAAAACGGCTATAAGGTTGCCATTTTTGCCCGCGATAGGGATAGCATGAAGCATTTTCAAGAGAAATCACCTAATGATGTATTGGTGTTCAAAGGTGATGTCAGTGTGAATAAAGACTTAGAAGATTTTTTCAACACCTGTTATGAATTGTGGGGCGGCATTGATACCTTGATAGCCAATGCAGGAATTGCCCAACCAGAAAACATTGCCGATGTCACAGAAGCAAGTTTCGATAAATGCATGAATATCAATGTTAAAGGGGTATTTTTTACCGTGCAAAAATCCTTAGGCTACTTAAATAAAGCCGCCTCAATTATCATACTCTCCTCTATTCAAGCACAGCGTGGTGCAGGTATTTGGTCAGTATATGGGGCAACCAAGGCCGCGGTGCGCTCCTTGACCCGCTCATTTGCCCAAGCTCTTGGCCCAGAAGGCATTAGAGTCAACACCTTATCTCCAGGAGTCACAGACACGCCGATATTAACAAAGTTTGGTTTTGCTGAAGATCAATTAGCAGACATCTTAGCCCAAGTGTCGGCGAACACTCCACTGGGTCGTATTGCAAGCCCTGCAGAAATCGCTAAATCGGCCTTGTTTTTAGCCTCTGATAACGCCTCATTTATCACAGGTGCTGATTTACAAGTAGATGGCGGTTTAGCGCAAATCTAA
- a CDS encoding helix-turn-helix domain-containing protein translates to MNFDYIGLFIRSFRQANHESLQSLADRSGVSRSMISQIESGQKSPTIMILAKLADAMSISLEDFIKVPKGLNTLEVLTPSESNIVSKSASAFVCHQLAARSSSSPADLYQFYFIKAGKTQFSANPKSTAVKYVWVEQGELSLYLSSKQVSVKAGQAIKFNASIPHRFECRQGILAKGTFFIAYEN, encoded by the coding sequence ATGAATTTTGATTATATTGGCTTGTTCATCCGAAGTTTCAGGCAGGCAAACCATGAAAGCTTGCAATCACTTGCTGATAGATCTGGGGTGAGCCGCTCAATGATATCCCAGATAGAAAGTGGTCAAAAAAGCCCAACTATCATGATATTGGCTAAATTAGCTGATGCGATGAGTATAAGCCTTGAGGATTTTATTAAGGTGCCAAAAGGGTTAAATACTTTGGAAGTGCTGACGCCATCGGAAAGTAATATTGTCAGTAAAAGCGCTAGTGCCTTTGTTTGTCATCAATTGGCGGCTAGATCGAGTTCATCCCCGGCGGATCTCTATCAGTTCTATTTTATCAAGGCGGGTAAAACTCAATTTTCAGCCAACCCTAAATCCACAGCGGTTAAATATGTCTGGGTCGAACAGGGGGAGCTGAGCCTGTACTTATCTTCAAAACAGGTTTCTGTGAAAGCAGGCCAGGCGATAAAATTCAATGCCTCCATACCCCATAGGTTCGAGTGTCGCCAAGGCATTTTAGCTAAAGGAACCTTCTTTATTGCCTATGAAAATTAA
- a CDS encoding HIT family protein, whose amino-acid sequence MNTMKDQSQISLSNQIVRDDSCILCKINQDSLPHLELLTSAHFKVVLDNRPITRGHLLVISRSHHTYLDNLPPAESSELLLLCSRLTGLLRYVMPEHGDCNLLINNGPQSGQHIGHVHVHLIPRSKGDSLAFYWRLLSRFINPFSPMNRQSELQKIATKWRRELAKIESPLA is encoded by the coding sequence ATGAACACGATGAAAGACCAATCACAAATATCACTAAGTAATCAGATTGTTAGAGATGACTCTTGTATCCTGTGTAAAATCAATCAGGACAGCTTGCCACACCTTGAGTTGCTCACATCGGCACATTTTAAGGTCGTGTTAGATAATCGCCCCATCACACGCGGGCACTTATTGGTAATAAGCCGCTCTCATCACACCTATTTAGACAACTTACCCCCCGCAGAGTCCAGTGAACTGCTGCTATTATGTAGCCGACTCACAGGCCTGTTGCGCTATGTCATGCCAGAACACGGCGATTGCAATCTGCTGATTAACAATGGGCCTCAATCGGGCCAACATATTGGCCATGTCCATGTTCACCTTATTCCCAGAAGCAAGGGCGACAGCTTGGCTTTTTATTGGCGCTTATTGAGCCGTTTTATTAATCCATTCAGCCCGATGAATCGTCAGTCTGAATTGCAAAAAATCGCCACCAAATGGCGCAGAGAACTGGCAAAGATAGAAAGCCCATTGGCATAA
- a CDS encoding AMP-binding protein, whose product MPAMIQQLRDCSLTFAHRPALWVEDREYSYRELFAQADLIACQIQKLTTTDAVLVLSKKSFKGYAGILSCFLAGVTYIPLNDSFPTDKLVDIIQSSGCTTLLADPGCEESLLKLLQQLPDPLTVLVSGKTSNLSYAQGVHTLADNLDDNETVNEYAASYANGHLQSTGSTKHCAKAEPVSNSHLAYLMFTSGSTGKPKGVPVSTQNLLSYLEHIRKLYDFTPYDRHSQFFEFTFDLSMHDIMVCWTSGGCLYAADGFAKLMPLHFASKHKLTVWFSVPSQVSAAQAVLKNKFFKQQLPNLRYSLFCGEALPASLTRDWASVAPHSSIDNLYGPTEATIAYTWLRVDPDKHGECGIIPIGKPFGDNKVMVLDEQQRLVASGEIGQLYLYGPQVVAEYWQDPANTQKSFLNLAVDNNSQQAHLYCTGDLVSQSPSDELAFHGRADQQIKMRGYRIELQEIENKIRSLTGSQQVAVLAHPIGINGEVLGLAAFYDALGFNEHEMILLCRKVLPDYMIPSRGYYLAKFPHNANGKVDRKALLTLAE is encoded by the coding sequence ATGCCAGCAATGATCCAGCAATTAAGGGATTGCTCCCTCACCTTTGCCCACAGGCCAGCCCTGTGGGTAGAGGACAGAGAGTACAGCTACCGCGAACTATTTGCGCAAGCGGACCTTATCGCTTGCCAAATACAAAAGTTAACAACCACCGACGCTGTGTTGGTATTGTCGAAGAAATCCTTCAAAGGCTATGCTGGCATTCTCAGCTGTTTCTTGGCTGGGGTGACTTATATCCCACTGAATGACAGCTTCCCAACGGATAAGTTAGTGGACATCATCCAGAGTAGCGGTTGCACAACTTTACTTGCTGATCCTGGCTGTGAAGAGAGTCTACTCAAATTGCTACAACAGTTACCCGACCCCTTAACTGTGCTGGTAAGCGGCAAAACCAGCAATCTCAGCTATGCCCAAGGGGTTCACACTCTGGCTGACAACTTGGATGATAATGAGACTGTGAATGAATATGCGGCTAGCTATGCGAATGGTCATTTGCAAAGCACTGGCAGCACTAAACACTGTGCTAAGGCAGAGCCTGTATCAAACAGTCATTTGGCCTATTTAATGTTTACCTCTGGCAGTACCGGCAAGCCTAAGGGCGTGCCTGTATCGACGCAAAACCTACTGAGCTACCTTGAGCATATTCGTAAGCTTTATGACTTTACGCCCTATGATAGGCACAGCCAATTCTTCGAATTTACCTTCGACTTATCCATGCACGATATCATGGTGTGCTGGACATCGGGTGGCTGTCTGTACGCGGCAGATGGTTTTGCTAAGCTTATGCCCTTGCACTTTGCTAGCAAACACAAATTAACTGTGTGGTTTTCTGTGCCCTCCCAAGTCAGTGCCGCTCAGGCTGTGTTGAAAAATAAATTTTTCAAACAACAACTGCCAAATTTACGCTACAGCCTCTTCTGTGGTGAAGCCCTGCCAGCAAGCCTTACCCGGGATTGGGCCAGTGTCGCCCCCCACTCCAGCATAGATAATCTCTATGGTCCCACCGAAGCCACCATAGCTTATACCTGGTTACGGGTTGACCCTGACAAGCATGGCGAATGCGGCATCATCCCTATAGGTAAGCCTTTTGGTGACAATAAGGTCATGGTGCTCGATGAGCAGCAGCGCTTAGTCGCCAGCGGTGAAATTGGTCAGCTGTATCTGTATGGGCCTCAAGTAGTAGCCGAGTATTGGCAAGATCCTGCGAACACTCAAAAGAGCTTTCTCAATCTAGCCGTGGATAATAACTCTCAGCAAGCACACCTCTATTGTACTGGCGATCTTGTGAGTCAGTCGCCATCGGATGAGCTAGCGTTCCATGGCCGCGCCGACCAGCAAATCAAAATGCGTGGTTACCGGATTGAACTGCAGGAGATAGAAAATAAAATTCGCAGCCTAACCGGCAGTCAGCAGGTGGCGGTATTAGCCCACCCCATTGGCATCAATGGTGAAGTTCTGGGGTTAGCCGCGTTTTACGATGCGCTTGGGTTTAATGAGCATGAAATGATATTACTTTGCCGCAAGGTATTACCGGATTATATGATACCGTCAAGGGGCTATTATTTGGCAAAGTTTCCACACAATGCCAATGGCAAAGTCGATAGGAAAGCACTGCTTACACTGGCGGAATAA